A region of Thermus hydrothermalis DNA encodes the following proteins:
- the cas6e gene encoding type I-E CRISPR-associated protein Cas6/Cse3/CasE, which produces MWISKLVLDLRSKSARRDLANPYEMHRTLSRAVSRALEEGKERLLWRLEPTRTHERPVVLVQTLTEPDWSVLEEGYADIYPPKPFNPVFRPGQVLRFRLRANPSKRIAGIGKRVALKTYGEKVSWLERRLAEGGFRLVYGEEGPAVRILQDAFLDVPRRKVEGETARIQVQAVLFEGRLEVVDPERARAALERGIGPGKALGLGLLSLAP; this is translated from the coding sequence ATGTGGATTAGTAAGCTCGTCTTGGACTTGCGGTCCAAGTCTGCCCGGCGGGACCTGGCGAACCCCTACGAGATGCACCGCACCCTTTCCCGGGCAGTCTCCCGGGCCCTCGAGGAGGGCAAGGAGCGCCTCCTTTGGCGTTTGGAACCCACCCGTACCCACGAGCGTCCCGTGGTCTTGGTGCAAACGCTCACGGAGCCCGATTGGAGCGTCTTGGAGGAAGGCTATGCGGACATCTATCCTCCAAAGCCCTTCAACCCGGTCTTCCGGCCAGGCCAAGTGCTCCGGTTCCGCTTGCGAGCGAACCCCAGCAAGCGCATAGCGGGCATAGGCAAGCGGGTCGCCCTCAAGACGTACGGGGAGAAGGTGTCCTGGCTTGAGAGGCGGTTAGCGGAGGGCGGGTTTCGCTTGGTATACGGGGAAGAGGGGCCAGCGGTGCGCATCCTACAGGACGCCTTTTTGGACGTGCCCCGGAGGAAAGTGGAGGGCGAAACCGCAAGGATACAGGTGCAAGCGGTGCTTTTTGAGGGGCGCCTCGAGGTGGTGGATCCCGAAAGGGCCCGCGCCGCCTTGGAGCGGGGTATCGGTCCGGGTAAGGCTTTGGGCCTAGGGCTCCTCTCCCTCGCCCCCTGA
- the cas1e gene encoding type I-E CRISPR-associated endonuclease Cas1e — MPPVPNTRNLKELPKFRDGLSYLYVEHAFVEQEAQGIGIYDKEGLTLVPAAALGVLFLGPGTRITHAAIRALAGNGCTVCWVGEGVARFYAQGLGDIRSALRLERQARAWADPKLHLEVVYRLYEKRFAEPLPRDLSLEQVRGLEGVRVRTAYAHWSQETGVPWKGRSYDRRNWAASDPVNRALSSGAAYLYGLAHAAIVSAGFSPSLGFIHTGKLLSFVYDVADLYKTEYLIPAAFRAVAESEVEVERRVRRTLREQIEEGRLLERMVDDLLGLFSGLGPEDLLSEEADPTHPGGLWDPEGVVEGGVAYGGDGVGEGAEEP; from the coding sequence ATGCCTCCCGTGCCCAACACCCGGAACCTGAAGGAACTTCCCAAGTTCCGGGATGGCCTTTCGTACCTCTACGTGGAACATGCCTTTGTGGAGCAGGAGGCTCAGGGGATAGGCATTTACGACAAGGAGGGCTTGACCCTTGTTCCGGCGGCCGCTTTGGGCGTCCTCTTCCTCGGGCCAGGCACCCGCATCACGCACGCCGCCATACGGGCCTTGGCGGGAAACGGCTGCACCGTGTGTTGGGTAGGGGAGGGTGTGGCCCGCTTTTACGCCCAAGGACTTGGCGACATCCGAAGCGCCCTTCGCCTTGAGCGGCAGGCGAGAGCTTGGGCCGACCCGAAGTTGCACCTGGAGGTGGTCTATCGGCTTTACGAGAAGCGCTTTGCAGAGCCCCTTCCGCGGGATCTGAGCCTGGAGCAAGTGCGGGGCCTCGAGGGGGTTCGGGTTCGTACCGCTTACGCCCATTGGAGCCAGGAAACCGGTGTTCCCTGGAAGGGCCGGAGTTATGACCGGCGCAACTGGGCCGCCTCGGACCCCGTAAACCGGGCCCTATCCTCTGGCGCAGCGTACCTCTATGGGCTTGCCCACGCTGCCATCGTGAGCGCAGGTTTCAGCCCTTCTCTGGGGTTTATCCATACCGGAAAACTTCTTTCCTTCGTTTACGACGTGGCTGACCTCTACAAAACGGAATACCTGATACCCGCTGCCTTTCGCGCCGTAGCGGAATCTGAAGTGGAGGTTGAGCGCCGTGTCCGCCGCACCCTTCGGGAGCAAATAGAGGAGGGGAGGCTTCTTGAGCGCATGGTGGACGATCTTCTGGGCCTCTTCTCTGGACTCGGTCCCGAAGACCTTCTGTCCGAGGAGGCGGACCCTACCCACCCCGGTGGTCTTTGGGACCCGGAGGGGGTGGTGGAGGGGGGCGTGGCCTATGGTGGTGATGGTGTTGGAGAGGGTGCCGAGGAGCCTTAG
- the cas2e gene encoding type I-E CRISPR-associated endoribonuclease Cas2e has protein sequence MVVMVLERVPRSLRGELTRWLLELDTGVFVGRVNATVRELLWAKVVERAGDGRCAMAWRTNNEQGFALRLHGYTDRFLRDFDGILLVTVRNAEAIRKAEKLVRLTKGLRGELDK, from the coding sequence ATGGTGGTGATGGTGTTGGAGAGGGTGCCGAGGAGCCTTAGAGGGGAGCTTACCCGTTGGCTTCTGGAGCTGGATACGGGCGTGTTCGTAGGGCGCGTAAATGCTACGGTCCGTGAGCTGCTTTGGGCTAAGGTGGTGGAACGTGCCGGGGATGGGCGGTGCGCTATGGCTTGGCGTACCAACAACGAGCAAGGTTTTGCGCTAAGGCTTCATGGGTATACGGACCGCTTCCTCCGGGACTTTGATGGTATACTCCTCGTGACGGTGCGCAACGCCGAGGCCATTCGCAAAGCCGAAAAGCTTGTGCGCCTCACTAAGGGCTTGCGCGGGGAGCTTGACAAGTAA
- the cas5e gene encoding type I-E CRISPR-associated protein Cas5/CasD, translating into MPTLLLRLQGPMQSWGTRSRFDYRDTWPYPTKSGVVGLLAAALGRDRAEDISDLASLRLGVRVDRKGVLKVDYQTAQNVVAASLKAQRDVQSWRYFLSDAAFLVGVEGNKPLLEQIHRALLNPRFPLYLGRKGYLPSPPPYLPDGLREEPLEEALRRYPYLGRGEPREDLLLALEALQGRLVYDQPVAPFSQRRFGARYVEERILPRELVPKGPPAWEGVHVD; encoded by the coding sequence GTGCCCACCCTCCTCTTGCGGCTACAGGGACCGATGCAGTCATGGGGAACCCGAAGCCGCTTTGACTACCGGGACACCTGGCCTTACCCCACCAAAAGCGGGGTGGTAGGGCTTCTCGCCGCTGCCTTGGGTCGGGACCGGGCGGAGGATATCTCTGACCTGGCCTCCTTGCGCCTAGGCGTGCGGGTGGACCGAAAGGGCGTGCTTAAAGTGGATTACCAGACCGCCCAAAACGTGGTGGCCGCTAGCCTCAAGGCCCAACGGGATGTCCAAAGTTGGCGCTACTTCCTCTCGGACGCCGCTTTCTTGGTCGGCGTGGAAGGTAATAAGCCCCTTTTGGAACAGATCCATCGGGCTCTCCTGAACCCACGGTTTCCCCTTTACCTGGGAAGAAAGGGGTATCTCCCGAGCCCACCCCCTTACCTGCCCGATGGTCTCCGGGAGGAGCCTCTAGAGGAAGCTTTGCGCCGTTATCCCTACTTGGGTAGGGGAGAGCCCCGGGAGGACCTCTTGCTGGCCCTCGAGGCCCTCCAAGGCCGCTTGGTCTACGACCAGCCCGTGGCCCCCTTTAGCCAGCGCCGCTTTGGGGCCCGCTACGTGGAGGAGAGGATATTGCCCAGAGAGTTGGTTCCTAAGGGACCGCCTGCTTGGGAGGGGGTCCATGTGGATTAG